CGATAATCTCATCTCCACTACTATACTTAATTAGTTATATGTTCAAATTAGTTATTAACAAGAAATAGTTTAATTAGGTTGAGGTGCAAaacttgatttaaaaaaaaaaaaaaaaatacaattcccTGAATACAAGTAATCGAGTATCTCAGTACAAGCTTAATCTTGACTCAAGCAACCAAATCAACATGGTATATGAACTGGAACAGCatatagacaaaaaaaatgcGATATTTATACGACGCTGAATTTAGTAATGTTAACATGacgaaaaatcattgaaaaaatcgtaTTAATTAAAGAGTTCGCGTTGCAAAATGtaggtatattttatttatcatggtttactaaattttagACATTCTTACAGGTGCAAAgtaatgatttttctgaaCATGCATTATTACAGTAATGTTACCACCTTCGTCCTCATGTATTTCGAAATATAGTGaggaaatttaaaagaaaaagcagCAGTCACAAGATGATGACAGTTTTTATAAGGTCGACGAATTTGCGAAACGTTTTATACCGTACTATCTGACTAAACAATTCTAAAATTGGCAACTAGCTATGACGGAATTTAAAACTATATTTCCAGCAGCTTATTAAGGGAAATAATTTCAGAGCCCATGTTACATGTAAAACGGAAATTTCGATAGACAGAATGAACACTGAAAATGAGACGCCATAAGATTGCATCAGTTCAGATCATTCTTAGTACCcagaaattgaattattgatTGAAGACGCCAAGCGGCATACTCACGACGAATCCATAGTTCTTGACAACATCGCACTCCACGACCTTGCCGTACTTTTCGAAGAGAGGCTTGATGTCGCCGTTTGCTGTTTTGTCGGCCAAATTACCGATGAAGATTTTGAACGTGCCCACACTACTAAAACCCGGCATTTTGGCCCCTTTGAGAACCTACGAAATGTAGAAGATCTTGGTATCGAAAGATTGCGCGATGCGGAGCGTACCTACACAATGGCGTGGTCAGAACGGAGAATACTACCAGTATCCCTGTTTCTTCAAGAAACCACTGTTTCCGTTATAAATTTACGTACAAGTTAAGCGGCAATCTGTAGCTTTGTGACTAAGGAATATTGCTGTGGAACTATTCTACTCACCAAGTCAGTATTTCCGTAAAATAACGCGATACTAAACGACACGAAATCCACGCGCTACCCGGAGTAAAAAATGGCGGCCCGAAACGAGCCGGGAAAGTTGGAATAGAGCGGCGTCCCTCCCCGGCACTTCCTGCGCCTACCCAGAATCCACTACAGCCGGTGCCTTGTCCCGCACATTTGTGCAAACAGAAACAAATCCGAGTCAGATTTACAAAtcagttgaaaaatatcggatTTATCTTTTTGTTGTTTCAGAATATACCATACAGTGGATATTAACTGATATAAAGTAATATATTACTCAAAACAGGATGAGACTATTTATCGATCCGCTTTTCTAAAGCTCTTAGGTATTGGTCGACCGGTGCCACGTGACCACACGACGCGCCACGGTTTCTTTTGCCGAATGAATCACTTCCGAATCACCAATGAACGATATCAGAATACGCTTTTCAAATACGTTATTATATCAAAATCTatagtacaaaattcaaattagaaACTCGTACACGGCGCACGCCTCACTCACAAAGGCGTAATCAGAAACAGTACGAATTCCTTACGCAAAACGCTTATGCGACAAATTCGAACGGACTGACTTGTCACCCAATGCGGGTTATGTCAATACGATTGtttatcacatttttaatGTAATGACAATAGTAATGAAACTCTATTCGATATTATTTTACATACGCTGGGACACGCGAACTGAAAACAACGTGCGAAATAccaatttgaaactttttctcgCACATACACATATTTAAGTACTATAACCCCAGAAATTTCCCGGACAACATTCTATCCGAATAAACGAAAAAGATCTCTAGTTGGTTAAAAGTAGTAAAATGATTCCCATGTCCAGGTTAGAAATAAATGTTAGAAGACTTTTAACACGTTGTGAATTTATGGCTAAAGATGATCAGCAAACCGACTGGAGACTTGAAAAGGTATCTGGAACAGGTGTCTACCTATTTCTCGCCATTTTTCAACATTCTGTTTAATTAACACAGGTTTGTTTGTTTCAGTTCATACTGGCACTCGATGATTTAGTAAATGAACTGCAAACAATGCCAAAGTAATTATCCAACTTACTATCAACAAAATTAGAAACTGAATAACTCAGTAAATGAAAGTGCTTACATAAATGTTTCTAAAAAGCAATTATTacatataatgaaaatatgatgCAATGGTGTTTTAAAGCATACCATTATTACCTTTACAGCAAGCCATCTAAAGACACTATTACTGAATATAATAGgcgagttgaatttttgaaaggtgTTGTTGGTACTGCAAAATTATCAAACCCCGTGGAAAGGGTAGCCGCAGTTCAAATGTTGTCCAAGACTCCGGTATCTAGTATAGATACAGTGCGGCCCAATATTGCAACACAAATACATCAAAAAACAACTGCTAAATATACCAAGCAACTACGAGATGAGTTGTTTAATAATGATAAAGGTACGAAACTACCATTTTCCATTCATTTTGTCAAATGGAAACAATTTGAGGAATAACTCAGTGTATATCTGCTTCTAAGGACATAATCATTTTCATGTTGGTCCTTCATTTTTCTAGGATTGTCTGATGATGGTCTGAGGCAAAGGTTCTCCAATACCAATGCTCACGATGAGAACTTAGATGCAATTTTAAAGTACAACCGCAACATACAAGAGAAAATAGCTGAGAATATGCTTTCAATGATTGGTAACATGAAAGAGCATGCTCTCACTGCCAGGACTGTAATCAAAAACGATATCGCCTCTTTAgacaaatcggagaaattgaCAGACATCAACACAGATAAGTTGAAAAAGGAATCTGTTAAATTAGAAGAACATACAAAATCGAATTGGAGGTGCTGGGTATGGGTAATGGTTGCGTTTGTACTTGTCGTATTTTTCAGTAAGTACACGATGGTCCGTGCTTCTGACAAAATATGTAGTACTTCTGTTTCTGATACCTACTTATTGTTGTTTCCAGATATGGTgctttttatgaaaatttcaaagaagaaataataCACATTCTGAACGTTATTTATTCCCAATATTATCAGGTCGTTAATGGTCCATGAGAACTTGCAGTGATGCCCTGCTTGTATTCAGAGATGTTGAATTTCTTGCGTAcctatatttatatttgtaaataaataaaaaatattaatggatttattaaaatggGTTTGTGCTTTGTCTTCTCTGGAGTCAACTATGTTTGGTGGATTGAGTTGGGTGTGGTAGTTGTCTGACCGCGAACCCCGCGA
Above is a genomic segment from Neodiprion pinetum isolate iyNeoPine1 chromosome 1, iyNeoPine1.2, whole genome shotgun sequence containing:
- the Use1 gene encoding vesicle transport protein USE1 isoform X2 encodes the protein MIPMSRLEINVRRLLTRCEFMAKDDQQTDWRLEKFILALDDLVNELQTMPNKPSKDTITEYNRRVEFLKGVVGTAKLSNPVERVAAVQMLSKTPVSSIDTVRPNIATQIHQKTTAKYTKQLRDELFNNDKGLSDDGLRQRFSNTNAHDENLDAILKYNRNIQEKIAENMLSMIGNMKEHALTARTVIKNDIASLDKSEKLTDINTDKLKKESVKLEEHTKSNWRCWVWVMVAFVLVVFFNMVLFMKISKKK
- the Use1 gene encoding vesicle transport protein USE1 isoform X1, producing MIPMSRLEINVRRLLTRCEFMAKDDQQTDWRLEKFILALDDLVNELQTMPNKPSKDTITEYNRRVEFLKGVVGTAKLSNPVERVAAVQMLSKTPVSSIDTVRPNIATQIHQKTTAKYTKQLRDELFNNDKGLSDDGLRQRFSNTNAHDENLDAILKYNRNIQEKIAENMLSMIGNMKEHALTARTVIKNDIASLDKSEKLTDINTDKLKKESVKLEEHTKSNWRCWVWVMVAFVLVVFFSKYTMVRASDKICSTSVSDTYLLLFPDMVLFMKISKKK